One Mycolicibacter sp. MU0083 DNA window includes the following coding sequences:
- a CDS encoding DUF3631 domain-containing protein → MSYGGVAELIASSLCAFGAGRWPMPNDIERGRELVTSGKYAAASEENLLAEKILHATGAHGADVADTNGVGRDDGARLFDDVETFLTRFVVYPSPHALIAHVLWIAHAWLMDYWESTPRMAFLSPEPGSGKSRALEVTEPLVPRPVHAVNTTPAYLFRKVSDEGGRPTILYDEIDTVFGPKAKDNEDIRGMLNAGHRKGATAGRCVMRGKVVETEELPAYCAVMLAGLDDLPDTIMTRSVVVRMRRRAPGENVEPWRPRVNHPEAFALGDRLSGWAGSDAVRVALAGNFWPHIPESVTDRDADVWEALLAVADLAGGDWPQRARGAAVALVAASKERAPSVGVLLLRDIRQAFSDSQVDQLTTEHLLSALNKMDESPWPTIRRGEPLDSRGLSQRLGKYGIGSKLHAGERGLRGYTSAQFADAWSRYLPDVSAPSAPSAPDSSPDGAHVADVAEVRPCPCGVELTRPESIAAGRCAECAIPTT, encoded by the coding sequence GTGAGCTATGGCGGCGTGGCGGAACTGATCGCCAGCTCTCTCTGCGCCTTCGGTGCGGGGAGGTGGCCGATGCCTAACGACATCGAACGCGGCCGGGAGCTGGTCACCAGCGGCAAGTACGCAGCCGCTTCCGAAGAAAATCTTCTAGCCGAGAAGATTTTGCACGCCACCGGAGCACATGGAGCGGATGTAGCGGATACGAACGGTGTTGGCCGCGATGACGGTGCACGGCTGTTTGACGATGTGGAGACGTTCCTTACGCGGTTCGTGGTGTACCCGAGTCCCCACGCACTGATTGCGCACGTCTTGTGGATCGCTCACGCCTGGTTGATGGACTATTGGGAATCCACGCCGCGGATGGCCTTTCTGTCACCCGAACCGGGGTCAGGGAAGTCGCGTGCACTGGAAGTCACGGAGCCGTTGGTGCCGCGGCCCGTGCACGCGGTCAACACCACGCCGGCCTATCTGTTCCGCAAGGTATCCGACGAGGGCGGGCGCCCAACGATCTTGTACGACGAGATCGACACGGTGTTCGGACCGAAAGCCAAGGACAACGAGGACATCCGCGGGATGCTCAATGCTGGGCATCGCAAGGGCGCTACCGCTGGCCGGTGCGTGATGCGCGGCAAGGTTGTCGAGACCGAGGAATTGCCCGCCTACTGCGCGGTCATGCTCGCTGGCCTCGATGACCTGCCCGACACGATCATGACGCGTAGCGTCGTTGTGCGAATGCGGCGTCGAGCACCCGGCGAAAATGTGGAGCCGTGGCGACCTCGCGTTAACCACCCCGAGGCTTTCGCTCTCGGAGACCGACTATCTGGGTGGGCCGGCTCCGACGCGGTACGGGTAGCCCTGGCTGGAAATTTCTGGCCGCACATCCCCGAATCGGTGACCGACCGTGACGCCGACGTGTGGGAAGCGCTGCTAGCTGTGGCAGACCTCGCTGGCGGCGATTGGCCGCAGCGGGCGCGTGGAGCCGCTGTCGCGCTTGTAGCGGCATCCAAGGAGAGGGCACCCAGCGTCGGGGTACTTCTCCTACGCGACATCCGGCAAGCGTTCTCCGACAGTCAAGTTGACCAGCTCACCACCGAGCACCTGCTGTCCGCGCTGAACAAGATGGATGAGTCACCATGGCCGACTATTCGGCGCGGGGAACCGCTCGATAGTCGTGGGTTGTCGCAACGCCTCGGCAAGTACGGGATCGGCTCGAAACTCCATGCCGGTGAACGGGGATTACGCGGGTACACCTCGGCTCAGTTCGCTGACGCCTGGTCGCGGTACCTCCCCGACGTATCCGCTCCATCCGCTCCATCCGCTCCAGATTCCAGCCCCGATGGCGCGCATGTAGCAGATGTAGCAGAAGTACGGCCTTGCCCGTGCGGGGTTGAACTGACCCGCCCCGAATCCATCGCCGCCGGCCGCTGCGCCGAATGCGCCATCCCCACCACCTGA